In Rhineura floridana isolate rRhiFlo1 chromosome 6, rRhiFlo1.hap2, whole genome shotgun sequence, one genomic interval encodes:
- the BCAS2 gene encoding pre-mRNA-splicing factor SPF27, whose amino-acid sequence MSGPGLVAGEVAVDALPYFDQGYEAPGVREAAAALVEEETRRYRPTKNYLSYLTAPDYSTFETEIMRNEFERLAARQPIELLSMKRYELPAPSSGQKNDITAWQECVNNSMAQLEHQAVRIENLELMSQYGCNAWKVYNEHLVHMIEQAQKELQSLRKHIQDLNWQRKNMQLTAGAKLREMESTWVSLVSKNYEIERTIVQLENEISQIKQQHGEANKENIQQDF is encoded by the exons ATGTCTGGGCCCGGTTTGGTGGCTGGCGAAGTAGCCGTTGACGCTCTACCCTATTTCGACCAGGGTTATGAGGCGCCGGGCGTGCGGGAGGCG GCCGCGGCGCTGGTGGAAGAGGAGACGCGGCGCTACCGACCCACCAAGAACTACCTGAGTTACTTGACTGCGCCAGACTACAGCACCTTCGAG ACTGAAATAATGCGGAATGAGTTTGAACGCCTTGCAGCCAGACAACCCATAGAACTGCTGAGCATGAAAAG ATACGAGCTGCCTGCGCCATCCTCTGGGCAGAAGAATGACATAACAGCATGGCAAGAATGTGTTAATAACTCAATGGCTCAGCTGGAGCACCAGGCAGTTCGAATTGAGAATTTGGAGTTGATGTCTCAGTATGGCTGCAATGCCTGGAAAGTGTATAATGA GCATTTAGTTCATATGATTGAACAGGCACAAAAGGAGCTGCAGAGTTTGAG GAAACACATTCAAGACCTTAACTGGCAGCGAAAGAACATGCAGCTCACAGCTGGTGCTAAACTTCGGGAGATGGAATCTAC GTGGGTGTCCTTGGTCAGTAAAAACTATGAGATTGAACGAACTATTGTGCAACTAGAAAATGAAATTTCTCAAATCAAGCAGCAACATGGAGAGGCAAACAAAGAAAACATCCAACAGGACTTCTGA